Within Carassius gibelio isolate Cgi1373 ecotype wild population from Czech Republic chromosome A16, carGib1.2-hapl.c, whole genome shotgun sequence, the genomic segment TAAAGAAGAGGTCCGTAACTGTGACATGATATTCAAACCAATGCCATAAttcatactgtatgtgttttgttTCATTGCCTTTGTGTCTCAGCTCATACCATGCATAATACCTAAATCCAAATTCACCTAGATCCAATGATtattgtaatcttttttttttcagctatgtGAGTTTTTCAGGACTCCAGATTTTTCTCCGTCATTTCAAAATGTTAGTGGAATGCAGCCCGCTCTTGGCCGAACACTTTTTCAACGCTTGAAACAAGAGTGTTCTAGCAGGGACAATTTCACTCACTATATGGACAGGTTAGGATTTACATCATTAGTGTGTGCTTAGTGCATTGCCTTGGTAAATTGTATTCAGGTTAACAGCCATAATACACTGATTCCTCTGGAAGCCTGTTGCCGCTTTTTAgtagaaaataaacaaatgtatgatTAAAAACTATATTGTGAGACAAAGTCAAACTGTGAGGAATAAaacaaagtcacaattatgagatttaaacttACATTACAATATAGAAAATCATATTGTGTGATGTAACAAAGTCAGAGTTTTGAGATATAATGTCACATTGTGATGCGTAAGTCACAATTGTAAGATTTGGCATCAGGACATTTAAGAACAGGCATGGATGCCCCTTTCACTCTACTTCTGAGAAACTCCTGTTTCATCGATTACTTCCTGTTTTTACAGGTTGGGCTCCCTGGCGTGTTTCTTTGATGGTGCGCCGTCACTAAATCTGAATCTTAGTAGAAAACTGCTGTCTCAGATTGATACCTGTAACAACCCTGAAATAGACACGGTCAGAACTGACACTTTATTGAATCGTTGTTGCTCCCAAATTTCCATAGCCTaattgtaatgttattttaattccaCTCAACCCTCCTTTAGGTGAAAAGACAACTAGTACAGAAAATTCTGGAGAAAGATGACCATTCCTCCTCTCCTGAGATTCTGCTGTCTCTGGGATCCGGCGTTTCTGTCCTTCCTCTTTCCAGGCTGTCCCGCTTCACCTCTGAGGACCTGAACAACACCCTCACCAGCTTGAGTCAGGCCAAGTGGAGCCCAGCTCAAGCTAAGACTCTGGCTAAGAAACTGTTGGAAGCTGCTAAGGTTACATTTTCTGCTCAGTTTATAGagctgaggttttttttttcctattgttTTGACAAGAATGTTATCTTTCGTAGAATATAAGTGGTGAGAAGTTGTTGTCTCTCGGTACGATGGTGAGAGGGGTGGCCAGTTCCCTCCTCAAGAATGTGAAGGCAGAAGGGCTGCTGGGAAATGAAGCCCTGAAAACTATGAGTGAGAAGATGTCCTCCCTACAAAGAACAGCACTACTGGAAGCGGTAAGACTAAAATGAGTTAATTGAGAAGAAAATAAATTCCACCAATAAgaagaataaacaaaaaacagtgaATGTCCAAACTATCAATGAAATCCCTTCTGCCTCCTCCTTGATcctgctctctctgtctcttggtTTTATCAAATCGCCAGTTCCGTCGTGATGTAAATGCATCTGAACTGGTGGAGGGGTTGCCAgattctctcctctcttctctgtcTCTGTCCACGCTGGAGAAGGCAGACCTCAGCTCTGTGGATCAGCTGCAGGGACGCGGCTGGACTCGTGCTCAAGTACAAACACTAGACAGTAATATAAAAATCCAAATCCATTTCCGCTCTATCCGTTTTCTCAGATTTCCTTTTTTTCTATCTGTAGTCAGCATTCCTTCTGAAGAAGATTTTGGGTAATAGCATCAACCTTGGAGAATTACGGTGAGACTCTATGTGACTGCAACATACAGCTATGCTCTAGTTTATGTAGACCttgaagaaatgttttattttattttttatttttaacaagagagatgagagaaaaaaaataagaatataaacAATAGCTAAATGAGAACAAAAACTTAATACAGTACATGACTTTTAAAATTGGagcagattttaaaacactaggcatcatACACTTGCCAACTTTGTAAATGGTCAAAAACTGGGAATAATTAACTTACGACTGAGGATCACACACCACTAGACTTTCCGTCGACTTGTGCAGAAATGTGTGCCTTGTGTTGGGAGATGTGACAAATTAAAACAATCAGCTAAAATGTTCTAAAATTGGATTCAAGTATGAAACATATTTGATAGCCTCTGATTGTATCAGTCTGAAGCTTAAAAATTGGAGTCTGTACTCATCATACACTATGCAATTTTCTGTCAACTCTGTCTACTCAGATTTTACAGACTAGCTTTGACTTTCAACAGCTAATGCTGAGTTGTCCAGACTGCAAATTGGTGCAAAAATCTGTGCTCAACTTATGTAAtgtactgcagctttaagatgcAGTATCCTGATCAAGCTCATGGTGTTGTTAACAGGAAGCTGGGTCAGGCTGTACAGGGTGTCACTTGTGAAATGATTGAAAAAATCAATCAAACTGATGTTTTGGAAATGGCACAGATACTTAACGAATCCTGCGCATGGCTCTCCAGGGTTCAGGTAAACATCACATATTCACTCTCTTTTTCCACACACGTTCTTTCATCAGATCTGTCTCCAtgataaaaaaattcatttttcttTCTAAGATTCGCTGTACAGCTCAAAAACTCTTTGCAAGTCTGGAGGAACAGAGCCCAGGATATTTCACGAACATTAACAACTCTGAGCTTCAGGCTATCCCATCGATACTACTTATCCATCTACCGTAAGAGCAGAACAGTGCTGTACATGCataattaacatacattttacatttaaatgcattcaaattgaATGTAACTTAAGTTTCAATCAAATGCTAAGACaggcaaaatattatttttctttacttttctttcCCTCTCGCACTATCCATATCATGACACATTCAGAGTGGAGCAGATTCAAAACCTGTCAGATGCTGTGTGTCCTGCTTTCATGGAGAAGATGAAGCAAGTCAACCTGTCATCTCTGCCAAACAGCTCTCCAGCACGCTACACACTTACTAAAAGAGCCATCGGCTGCCTGGTAATATGTGCACACATATGCACAGGCATGTCCTGTCCGAGAAACCCACACACATCTAAAGCTAACGTGTTGCTGTTTGCAACCAATTTCAGTTCTGTAATGAAATCCATCATAAATTAGTTGGATGGTGTGCAATTACATAACAGAATGCAGCCAGACTTAATTGACATGACAGTACTCTTTTCATTCTGTTGACTTACATTAATACAAATACAGGAGACAGGAGACAAGCTTAAGCAAATTTGCTGCTCTCTAAATCGATATGTCACAGACCCCTTGAATGCTGAATGAAAAGAATGCAATCTTTAAATCTGCAGGCTTGCAGCATTGCAGTAAAGTGTAAattgaatatttttatattttgcatgtaTCATATGTTGGAATAAGTTTTTAAAAAGACATTGCAAAATGCAACTTCATATTACAACGTGCATTGTGGGAACAGAcccttttcaactttttttttcccattatgCATTTCAGGATTTTTGCATTTCACTGCTCTGCTTCCTTATTGactttctatgtaaacatgcactAGTTGTAAGTGTTCAACCTTCGTGCATGGGATCGCATCTTTTGCAGTAGCTTTTGCAGCGTCTCATGTTCTAAAAACACATTGCTCCAGTtaaaatttaaacttttaaaaaaacatgtctCTAGACActgggtttttcttttttcattgcaaaaagtctcacattttTGCTTTTAGAAAAGCTCACGTTTTTAAAAGTGTATCTCTTTAAAGTTGacacagtgttttaaaaatgcatcGCTCATATTCCAGCTTCTTCCTAAAGAATACTAAACACCACCTCTACACTAAAGCAATATGCTGCCAACTACAGAACACCACACTGTTCTAATCTGTGTCCTGGATCTGTGCAGAAGGGGAACGTGTCTGATCTGTCTGCGGCAGAGGTTTTGACTCTAGGCCCTCTGGTGTGTGAGTTAGACCCAGCTTGGATTTCCTCTCTGAACCCTGCAGCTCTGAACTCCACGCTGAAGGCTCTCGTATCCTGTCAGTATATCCAGCAACAGCACAGAGAGCATCTGTTCAGACTGCTTACAACCACCTACGGGTAACAGCATGTGCTAAATCACACATAACCCACAAGGGCTTCACACAGCCCACAGTCTTACGCATAACCCCTGCAACCTCAGATCCCACATCAGTGCTTTTCTAGTTCATTGTTAAAGAGACTGTGAAGCCCACTGTGGCttcaaaacaaaagcattttaaacCTTTGAAAAATTCTTGACATTAAACAGCCTTCTACTCCCAGCCTTGAGTCACACAGTAGTAAAACCTGTGCTTGAATTAGATGTTTTGCATTGCTGTTAATGATGCGTTTGTCTTTTCTTTGAACAAGGGACCCTGCTTACTGGTCAGAGGAAGACATGAGGGTGCTTGGGCCACTTTTGTTACTTAATGACACTGTTATTGAAAAGCTGCCGGCCAAAGTAAGAATCTCAGCAATGACCAGTAGATTATGGAAAAGTGGGATTAGATTGTTAAATGTAcacatatgtaaaataatttaatatttaaataataataaaaatctcagACAATGATTactcagttattttatttattacatttgtatgaatatgtaaattttttgttaataattctaatataataatatattataataatgattataaatataagttttaacatttaaatatttttagagttatttattttttacttttgagtaaataaataaatgttcccttaattttattttaaatgtaacttttagtTCTCCATTGTGTAGCAGATGTCTTATTTATAACTGACAGGCTATTTTTCtccaaaattttacattttttcttttttaatttcccAACCATCCCTCCATTCTGCTCATCTGTTCTGCAGAGCTGGATGAAGTCATATCTGTCAGACCTGATGGACAGTTTGCCCAGTCAGCCTTTGGTTCCTCTTCCCAAGGAGTTCAGCTCTTGGTTTGATCTCTCTGCACTTCAGCGCAAGCTTTTTGAGCTCAGAACGAGTAGCACACTACTGAACCGCAGGAAGCGTGAATGTATGTGTACCAGAAACTGCATATGGAAGTATAAACGATATCTTTTTTGAAAACAGACAGTTATGACGTGTTCTCAAAGAATAACCAATAGTTGAAATATGAATGATCTTTCTACCTAAAACATGCCATTTGacttgattttttctttttgacaGTGGTGTCCACCGTAACAGAGCCCACGCTCACTTATATTGAGGACCTCAAACAGTGCAATGTATACTGGACTCCCACCCAGCTCAGTAAAATGACTGTGCAGACTTTCAAAGATGCTGTGCCAACATTAGGAGAGATAACCAATTACAGCACAGAACAACTGGCTGCACTCAGAGCAAAAACTCTGgaggtacacaaacacacataaaaaaaagttcaattataATATGCACAATAGTTTGTTATATAACAaaagaatctaaaaaaaaaacatttacagcatGACTTCAGTGGTCAAAGACTATGTATGTTGTATATGGCAGGCATGGCAGAGTGTTTCCATGTTGAATGAGTCCCAGATGTCTAATCTGGGCTGCATCTGCCAGAGCTTCAGTGCTGATGAGCTGGCCAAGCTCAGCATTGCTTCACTGGACACACTGGAGACACTGACTGCTTGCAACTTTACACAGACAcaggtaatacacacacacacacacattcagtcacTTAACAGCATCTAGAttgtatataaaacattatacatactactgttcaaaagtttggggtcagtaagaaattaatacttttatacagcaaggatgcattcaactgatcaGTAGGGACTGTAAAGtcttttacaatgttacaaaaatatatattttgaaatatatgaatTTTGCATTCATGAAAGAATCccgaataaaaacaaaaaggtatcACAGAACAAGGTTTCaaacacttataataataataagaaatgaaaaatTATTGATCAAATCAGCATAACAGACAGATCTcatgaaggatcatatgacactgaaaactgaattaatgatgctaaaaattcagctttgccatcacaggaataaacaatattttattttcagaaatagtaagaatatttcacaatattactgcttttgctgtatttttgatcaaatcaattcACCCTTGGTAAGCATCAGACATCtctcaaaaaaattacaaatcttaccaacctcaaacatttgaatgatttaatccttaattatttttttactatcgatttatgtatatttagttttagcataaatgtaatgtacatatatatatataaacataaaagtgaaagtgatgaaTTCTGCAGAGGACAGCCGTCTGGAAGGCCTTTGAAAGGGTGGCTGGCATCAGTGTGGCTGGACTAGGACATCTGGAAATGGTGGGACTGGGACAGTTCGTCTGTGGTCTACAACCTGGCCAGATTGATCAGCTCAATTCCTCCAGCTTCAGGCTAGAAATACTTCCAACATTTGtggttatattttaatttacaagcATGCTTATGCACACTACAGCCCAACAAAACCACTGTTAAGTGAATGTTGTGTACAGACCTGATCATTGTGATTGTctgatgtgtgtgtttctcagggAGGCAGTAGAGGCGCTCGGTCGTGCTCCTTGTCCTCTGACCTTTAGAGAGCTTCTGAAGGAAAAAGCAGTGGCTGCATTTGGGAAACCAAAAACCTGGACTGAAGCTCAAGTCAGCATTCTGGGCAACATCATTGGTGAGATACAAAGGATGTATACTGTTGAATATTTACACTTGACTAGTCCAAGCTGCCTTTATCATTTGATGTCTCTCTAGCTGGTTTAAGTGCTGCTGAGCTGGGAAGTCTAAATCCAACCGTCCTGCAATTCATTCAGCCGTCCGCCATCCCTCTTATACCTTCAGAACGCTTAGCTGTAAGCTTACTCTCTTGTTCACAAActttaatggttttatttcttGACATTATCATTTCGTATCTTATGTTTGACCagttgttaaagggatactccacccaaaaaatCAATATCTCCTGTACACTTGCATTATATGAACTCACAGAGATGTaatttcattcatatcagtttgtgttcatctgtaaaaagaaagtcatacatctgggatggcatgagggtgagttaataatgagagaattttcatttttaggtggagTATACCTTTAATTGGGTAGATCTGTAAGTAAAGCAAATGTGACTCTTGTCATCTGTGTTCAGGCATTGTCGGTCAGCCAGTTGAAGGCTTTGGGTCCTGACAATGCTGCTGCGGTAACAGAGGCTCAGCGTGCAGGCCTCAGGGTCGATCAAAGGGCCGCACTGGATGAAGCCATGGGACTGAAAACTGCAGGCACTGGAAGCTCCACTGGAATCTCCAATCCAGGCTCTGGTGGATCAGTCCCACTGCCACTAAAAGGAGGTAAGTGACAGGAAAAGGGTCAGGAAACGTGTTTGGCGATAGTTTCCCACAAACTATAATTAATAATCTCAATGTGATCCAGATTCTACTAAACACAACTGATACATTTGAAGGTATCTTTTAGATGCATTATCgtaaaaaataattccaaaacatatttacaaatatttttctttgtgtACTACAGGTGCAGCAGTAGAGAGCAAGGCAGGATGGGTCCTCCTCATGCAGGCCATTGCACTGCTGTTGTTTGGATACATTCTCTAAGGAGCAGAAGGTCAAAGGCCACAGGATGCCATGTGTCAGAGAGCAGATTCAGCTACTGCTGTGTGATCAACCAGCAAACCAGTAGATTTCAGAAATGTTATAATTGCTTTATTTGAAAACTAGGTTTTAAAATGCTAAGTCACCGATTGCAAATTTAGATTAGACTAAAGCTAGAAATAGTTGAGATGGTGGTTTGATCAAATCTGGGTCTTACCCATCTTTATTTACTTAAATGCATCTTAAAAACTATAgttgataatatctctatttagatatatttaaatgcagATCTATTATTATGCTATGAGAGACATAAAACACTGTctatacttaattaaaatgtatcgAAGATGTAGTTTTGTTATTAGTTATTCAATTTCAGTTAAATGGGTGTATTATTGAAAGGTTGTGTTCTAATTCAAATTATTTACACCCAAACATAATGGATAATAAAGGTTATGTCTGTAAAGAGAGTAACTGTGCGATTTGAATAGTCAAAGCTGAGACTTTCACACCCTCATGTGATAAAACTCGCCACAGTACCACTCTCAAATCGTCAAATATTGACGCCTGGTCAGGACACCTTGGCATGACTTTGACACACAGGGACACACATTTTTCGACGTGCAGGGTCCTCCAttgctttaaataattaaatgattaatttatcaTGATTAAATGATATATTGGGCAATAATACTGCCATTCTTGCATATATGTTGGGGTGTGatttttcaatgtaaacagtCACAAGTTGTATTTATATAACCCAACCCCTGCCACTAAATCTACCATTTgtcaataaaacacaatatataacAGACAGATACAAATACTGTCATAATTTATTCTTTGAACTCTTTCGAGGCAATATGATTGATTTGTGAGAGGAATAGACGTGATCGCCATAtaagaaattaatcattttattcagcaaagacacattagatcaatcaaaagtgagagtaaaaacttttacattgttataaaagacttctatttcaaataaatgctgtactttaaGAACGTTTCTTTACCAGAGAGCCctgaaaaatgcatcatggtAGAAGCACaatcattttcaacattgataataaaaagaacagtttcttgagcaccaaatcagcatattcaaaatatgtcagaatgatcatgtgacactgaagactggagtaatgatgctaacatttgaacaatatattaacatagaaagCAGTTTCTTAAatggtaaaaacaaacaaactaaaaaagttTTACGGGACGACTGAAATAAAACGTATTTGGGGGTggttaaattgtatatattttttattattgataggTTTGTAAAATGAGTATGTAAAGTCTGTTATAACTAGGCATACAATAGTGATTTAgccattacagtttttttattaatcaatcaATTTGAAACAGCCCAAAAATAAATGCAGGAGGTTACAGTAAAATAAAGC encodes:
- the LOC128030719 gene encoding otoancorin isoform X1, whose translation is MGLYREVLLLSFLVHGATVASQGMKDMPISQSTIGFPRLPADFREMAKKLMSRCFMKGHLVPVMNNSLNSSYGKMMESPISIFPELLSSLAQSFLSHSNLLFNETAVEQESAWNIAEKMLNCTNMGHIIDLMRNSTEGPSCFMRAFMAPLSWMTIMQNGTDLNKEDLTKLLWVAKPFLEAMPLSSFVLPVFSQSSQLAKMMKVFGEVFSILSEEQRNAIIGWVKERVAQNEFKCVLKAPVFSVLSSGSLEKTIIRNGSSFKAKMNPMNVPRAERTQYSTNDAVPKCPPRMLWLKANVLTMMGPYLSRLSLEEAKTIPKEELCEFFRTPDFSPSFQNVSGMQPALGRTLFQRLKQECSSRDNFTHYMDRLGSLACFFDGAPSLNLNLSRKLLSQIDTCNNPEIDTVKRQLVQKILEKDDHSSSPEILLSLGSGVSVLPLSRLSRFTSEDLNNTLTSLSQAKWSPAQAKTLAKKLLEAAKNISGEKLLSLGTMVRGVASSLLKNVKAEGLLGNEALKTMSEKMSSLQRTALLEAFRRDVNASELVEGLPDSLLSSLSLSTLEKADLSSVDQLQGRGWTRAQSAFLLKKILGNSINLGELRKLGQAVQGVTCEMIEKINQTDVLEMAQILNESCAWLSRVQIRCTAQKLFASLEEQSPGYFTNINNSELQAIPSILLIHLPVEQIQNLSDAVCPAFMEKMKQVNLSSLPNSSPARYTLTKRAIGCLKGNVSDLSAAEVLTLGPLVCELDPAWISSLNPAALNSTLKALVSCQYIQQQHREHLFRLLTTTYGDPAYWSEEDMRVLGPLLLLNDTVIEKLPAKSWMKSYLSDLMDSLPSQPLVPLPKEFSSWFDLSALQRKLFELRTSSTLLNRRKRELVSTVTEPTLTYIEDLKQCNVYWTPTQLSKMTVQTFKDAVPTLGEITNYSTEQLAALRAKTLEAWQSVSMLNESQMSNLGCICQSFSADELAKLSIASLDTLETLTACNFTQTQRTAVWKAFERVAGISVAGLGHLEMVGLGQFVCGLQPGQIDQLNSSSFREAVEALGRAPCPLTFRELLKEKAVAAFGKPKTWTEAQVSILGNIIAGLSAAELGSLNPTVLQFIQPSAIPLIPSERLAALSVSQLKALGPDNAAAVTEAQRAGLRVDQRAALDEAMGLKTAGTGSSTGISNPGSGGSVPLPLKGGAAVESKAGWVLLMQAIALLLFGYIL
- the LOC128030719 gene encoding otoancorin isoform X2, whose product is MGLYREVLLLSFLVHGATASQGMKDMPISQSTIGFPRLPADFREMAKKLMSRCFMKGHLVPVMNNSLNSSYGKMMESPISIFPELLSSLAQSFLSHSNLLFNETAVEQESAWNIAEKMLNCTNMGHIIDLMRNSTEGPSCFMRAFMAPLSWMTIMQNGTDLNKEDLTKLLWVAKPFLEAMPLSSFVLPVFSQSSQLAKMMKVFGEVFSILSEEQRNAIIGWVKERVAQNEFKCVLKAPVFSVLSSGSLEKTIIRNGSSFKAKMNPMNVPRAERTQYSTNDAVPKCPPRMLWLKANVLTMMGPYLSRLSLEEAKTIPKEELCEFFRTPDFSPSFQNVSGMQPALGRTLFQRLKQECSSRDNFTHYMDRLGSLACFFDGAPSLNLNLSRKLLSQIDTCNNPEIDTVKRQLVQKILEKDDHSSSPEILLSLGSGVSVLPLSRLSRFTSEDLNNTLTSLSQAKWSPAQAKTLAKKLLEAAKNISGEKLLSLGTMVRGVASSLLKNVKAEGLLGNEALKTMSEKMSSLQRTALLEAFRRDVNASELVEGLPDSLLSSLSLSTLEKADLSSVDQLQGRGWTRAQSAFLLKKILGNSINLGELRKLGQAVQGVTCEMIEKINQTDVLEMAQILNESCAWLSRVQIRCTAQKLFASLEEQSPGYFTNINNSELQAIPSILLIHLPVEQIQNLSDAVCPAFMEKMKQVNLSSLPNSSPARYTLTKRAIGCLKGNVSDLSAAEVLTLGPLVCELDPAWISSLNPAALNSTLKALVSCQYIQQQHREHLFRLLTTTYGDPAYWSEEDMRVLGPLLLLNDTVIEKLPAKSWMKSYLSDLMDSLPSQPLVPLPKEFSSWFDLSALQRKLFELRTSSTLLNRRKRELVSTVTEPTLTYIEDLKQCNVYWTPTQLSKMTVQTFKDAVPTLGEITNYSTEQLAALRAKTLEAWQSVSMLNESQMSNLGCICQSFSADELAKLSIASLDTLETLTACNFTQTQRTAVWKAFERVAGISVAGLGHLEMVGLGQFVCGLQPGQIDQLNSSSFREAVEALGRAPCPLTFRELLKEKAVAAFGKPKTWTEAQVSILGNIIAGLSAAELGSLNPTVLQFIQPSAIPLIPSERLAALSVSQLKALGPDNAAAVTEAQRAGLRVDQRAALDEAMGLKTAGTGSSTGISNPGSGGSVPLPLKGGAAVESKAGWVLLMQAIALLLFGYIL